One genomic window of Fibrobacter sp. UWT2 includes the following:
- a CDS encoding DUF255 domain-containing protein, whose translation MMKMSWRGIPQVVVMLLVLLDLFTVTSAAPLNGAVPAKKASATKPLVHWMGYNEAFEKAKKEPKLVFVDLYADWCIPCRVMDANVYSDPTVASLLNSRFYAVKLDADSQDSIMCDGQKNTVQRCYFDVWELHALPAFVLIAPKGMSILTVTDSMSPQELQYMLYQFLEKEKEWISR comes from the coding sequence ATGATGAAAATGTCTTGGCGCGGAATCCCGCAGGTTGTTGTGATGCTGCTTGTCCTGCTCGACTTGTTCACGGTGACGTCTGCCGCTCCTTTGAACGGTGCAGTACCAGCTAAGAAGGCTTCTGCTACAAAGCCTCTGGTGCATTGGATGGGCTACAACGAAGCTTTTGAAAAAGCGAAAAAAGAACCGAAGTTGGTCTTTGTGGATTTGTATGCGGACTGGTGCATTCCTTGCCGCGTGATGGATGCAAACGTTTATAGCGATCCGACGGTCGCCTCGTTGTTGAATAGCCGCTTTTATGCCGTCAAGCTTGATGCCGATTCTCAAGACAGCATTATGTGCGATGGCCAAAAGAATACGGTGCAGCGCTGCTATTTTGATGTGTGGGAGCTGCATGCGCTTCCTGCCTTTGTTCTGATAGCCCCCAAGGGAATGAGTATTCTTACGGTGACCGATTCCATGTCGCCGCAAGAGCTGCAATATATGCTGTATCAATTCCTTGAAAAAGAGAAGGAGTGGATATCCCGATGA